The genome window ACACTGTGTGTTTAATGCaagatttgtttctgtttggtCAAGTTCATGTGGGGGCTCACTTTGCATAACATGTGCTATGCAGCCCACAGAGCACAATTTCAATGGTACTGAACTAACAGCCCCTCTTTGAATATCATCTATCGCTTCAGCTGTTTCCCTGTCTCCCCTTCTGGCATTACGCAATGTTATCAGTGAACTTCCAGAGGCAGTCTCTGGTCTCACTGCTGTTTCTGCAGGGTCTTCTCTCTCAGACAACAACTGAACATCATTATTTAAGACATGGACTGTGTTTCTTTGCTGCCCTACCTTGCCTTGCCGCATTCCCACATCTTTTATATAATTTTCCGCACAATGCTGCACATCACCAcagctttctgcttctcttgttTCTGATCTGTCCCCTCCACTAAAAGAGGAACAAAGATTTTCTGAAGGTTTCAGATAAGTATCAGATGCTTTTTGTGAACTGTTGGTGTGTTTTGGCTCCTGCTCCGAGATATTTGATATCATGGAATCAGAAGCTGTGTCACCTTTGCTAGGCAGTGGGATCTCCACTTTGTTGTTTCTACATGGCTGGGATGGTTCAACAATCTTCTGACTTGGGGCAATTTCAGTTTCCTGTAGATTTTTATTTGACTCTATAAGATTCAAAGactcaatttttttcccagtcacaGATTTCCTTTTGACATCTTTTGATTGCAAGCTACACATTTCATAGGAACCCACGATTTCATCACATGCTTTCTTAAAAGCGTCTTGGACACTCTTCTCATCAGAGAGTGAGGGCTTCAGAGCTGGAGCATTACACAAACTAAAGTCATTATCTTCATTAAATTCCCCGATATCCTCACTACACGgttcaataaataaatgttctcgtttcaaaaatattttcactccTTCCTCTACACAAGTGAGAAGAACGTCCCAGTTCTGGAACTCAATTAGAGTTTTTGCAGGTTCCAGGCACACATCATAGTCACTGTATGCACAGGTCACATTGAGAATGAAGATCCCATACAGCTCTGGGCCACAACGATGGTGACCAGGACTTGAGCCAGCCTGTCTGTTTGCAGGGCCACTTTTTGCCTTGCAAATGacactttcttttcttaataaaaaatcGATTAGTTTATGTATTCTTGTCTTTAAAACAAGCCTTCTATTCACATAGAAGAACTGCATATTCTTATTGTAATGTCCTTCAATACTGATATAACCACTTAGCTCAAATCCCCCAGACTTATGTTTTATTTCTCGTAACTTCTGTGATCTGTTCAGTCCATAAATCTGGCAAAATCGAGAGTATACATCTCTCGTCTTAGGAAGCCGAAGCACCATAGAACAAGTAGCATCATTCCTTAAAGAAAGTGAAACAGAGGGATGCATCAGTGAAATAGCCTCTACTTTCTGTCTTACTCTCTCAAATTCCAACACGGGATCCATACACTTTCTCCTCACTGGTAACTGATGGAACAGATTACACACGGTCACTGTAGTTCCACCGCTTGGTCTGCTCAATTCAGCTTCGCAGACTTCCAGTGCTTGCccattgtgaaatattttcacaaatgtTTTTGCTGTCTTGCTGGTCTTGGATGAAATTTCCACTATGCTGGCCATGTTGGCTATGCTTGCCACAGCCTCACCTCTAAAGCCATAGAACATCAGGTTTTCCAAGTCCTCCACTGAGCTGCACTTGCTGGTAAAGTACCGTTTTCCTACTGCATTTAAGtcctctctccccatcccgGAGCCATTGTCCACCACCTGGACCTTAAAAGCTTCCAAATCCACCCTGACAGCTACACACGTTGCTTTTGCATCAATGCTATTGAGGACGAGTTCCTCAGCACACTGCCCCAGAGAGCCAATAGTCACTCCAGAACGCAGCCTGGCTTGCACATCTTCCACCAAACGTTTGATCATGGCAAAATCGGAGAGACGAAAAACTTGAGAAACCGCAGAGAGGAGCTCACTCCTCTATGTTCCTTAAAACAGCTCcctggggagagagaaaaaaaaaataacagaaataatttttttaaaaaagaacataaatctAACTTAAAGGCCCGGAAAAAggtttttcctttcaaacagACTTCTCTGAGTTTTCCTGGTATTTGCCTGGCATGGAGGCTTTTTCTGTGATTACTTTCTTGCTCAGGCTCTGCCTACACACAGGAACATCggatcatagaacagtttgagttggaagggacttagaGACCCcccccagttccatcccccgtgccacgggcagggacatccccctagatcaggctgcccaaggcggCGCCTCATCGCTGCTGCCCTCGAGGATCTGAGCCCATTCTCCCACCCAACATTCCCAAACCCCGTTCCCACCAGGACGAGGAGGGACCCAAGCGACCTGCAGCCGACAGGCGCCCGATTCCACCCGCCTCAGGGACGCGCCGGGGGGGGCGCCGCCTTCCTCCCGTTTTTCAGCTCAAAATCCTCCCGCTAAACCCACGATCGCTCCATCCCTGGCGAGGAGCGGCTGCCTGCGGTTGGTCCAGGGGAGGAACGAGGCGGGTTCGGGGATGGGGCGGGGAACGGATCGAGCTGTTTGTGCGAAGACCCCGCTCTCCCTCAGCCCCGCCCGGCTCCTCGCCGCCAGGCCTGCGCGCGGCCCCCCTACGGCCCCGCACACCCGGCACGGAGCGCGCGGCGCATGCGCGGCGCCGCCGCGAAGCAGGCCGGGAGTTGTAGTTCTCCCCCCTTGCTccacccctt of Phaenicophaeus curvirostris isolate KB17595 chromosome 5, BPBGC_Pcur_1.0, whole genome shotgun sequence contains these proteins:
- the MLH3 gene encoding DNA mismatch repair protein Mlh3 isoform X3: MIKRLVEDVQARLRSGVTIGSLGQCAEELVLNSIDAKATCVAVRVDLEAFKVQVVDNGSGMGREDLNAVGKRYFTSKCSSVEDLENLMFYGFRGEAVASIANMASIVEISSKTSKTAKTFVKIFHNGQALEVCEAELSRPSGGTTVTVCNLFHQLPVRRKCMDPVLEFERVRQKVEAISLMHPSVSLSLRNDATCSMVLRLPKTRDVYSRFCQIYGLNRSQKLREIKHKSGGFELSGYISIEGHYNKNMQFFYVNRRLVLKTRIHKLIDFLLRKESVICKAKSGPANRQAGSSPGHHRCGPELYGIFILNVTCAYSDYDVCLEPAKTLIEFQNWDVLLTCVEEGVKIFLKREHLFIEPCSEDIGEFNEDNDFSLCNAPALKPSLSDEKSVQDAFKKACDEIVGSYEMCSLQSKDVKRKSVTGKKIESLNLIESNKNLQETEIAPSQKIVEPSQPCRNNKVEIPLPSKGDTASDSMISNISEQEPKHTNSSQKASDTYLKPSENLCSSFSGGDRSETREAESCGDVQHCAENYIKDVGMRQGKVGQQRNTVHVLNNDVQLLSEREDPAETAVRPETASGSSLITLRNARRGDRETAEAIDDIQRGAVSSVPLKLCSVGCIAHVMQSEPPHELDQTETNLALNTQCRPVPVSAKNIFGHKVNFQIQSLNAKAISSNTNKEHTPYTREVRMPDGNECLENRTLSHQVSERIAIPIASSKRHCETSNVTELPTATSSAIPYDKVVKSTRKQIIVPRAQPSKKLSLSTQLGSLDKFRRYYGRVRCTLPTPLTEPSEFGLLPCNSQANCDFSKSENDSHDSTSTCETPAVEGTGFRNSSQVFHSLEETSVCSEEASQDKQALCQSPLTLYGYSQACEKKISCKRSPGSLSSKLSRMRSDHKEVEQLAEQFQTDSSRKEDNCFGLESSKNDVLYDASQTHKSSVEKITECSYSVSLGDACLQSDGTRAEAMKSTVSPSSLSRIGGAHTISSSSALSLHAKKDCPNIVSKDKSALDESSEQNLEDTEVPHMTLPSNLECPADNTSTGDPRNDLFCTNWVQDFDVSSGRTIYINTATGLSTYSTPPAERFQAPCVQDITTMAVNVVLENGIQFRCHPFRSEIVLPFLPRPQKEKTLASQDLRDAEGESLQSLLSEWDNPVFVPCPEIAVDVASSQADNLAVKIHNILYPYRFTKDMVHSMQVQYDLLLVFTLKFLLS